One stretch of Arachis hypogaea cultivar Tifrunner chromosome 20, arahy.Tifrunner.gnm2.J5K5, whole genome shotgun sequence DNA includes these proteins:
- the LOC112783059 gene encoding scopoletin glucosyltransferase → MLLALALLLNKIPCLTKVDNLASKFFISLTHESQTENMGRESSSLHIFFFPFLSHGHMIPMVDMAKLFASRGVKSTIVTTPVNASLISKAIGKSKTHNNNNIHIETIEFPCSKAGLPEGCENGDLIPSPDKFPVFFIATRLLQEPFEKLLLQHKPDCVIADVFFPWATDSASMVGIPRLVFNGTGFFSMCALECMRLYEPQKNVSSDSEPFVIPNLPGEIKMLRTQLPPASITGETNPLTEFFKEANESEGKCYGVVVNSFYELESVYADYSRNGLGRKAWHIGPLSLCNKDTEEKSQRGKDASIDENECLKWLDTKKPNSVVYICFGSIANFEDSQLREIALGLEASGQDFIWVVKNNKKEGEAKEEWLLEGFEKRMEGTGLIIRGWAPQVLILGHQAIGAFVTHCGWNSTLEGVAAGVPMVTWPMGAEQFYNEKLVTEVLKIGVPVGVKKWARMVKVSVEWEAIEKAVKKIMVGEEAEEMRMKANVLSQLANAAVENGGSSYSDLGALIHELVSLRH, encoded by the coding sequence ATGTTACTggccctagcattgctcttaaaTAAAATCCCCTGCTTAACCAAAGTCGACAATTTGGCTTCAAAATTCTTCATTTCTCTTACTCACGAGTCACAAACTGAAAACATGGGTAGGGAATCTTCTTCCCTGCACATATTCTTCTTCCCTTTCCTGTCTCATGGCCACATGATCCCAATGGTTGATATGGCCAAACTCTTCGCTTCAAGAGGGGTTAAGTCCACCATAGTCACCACCCCAGTAAACGCCTCTCTCATCTCCAAAGCCATAGGCAAGTCCAAAActcacaacaacaacaatatccACATAGAAACCATCGAGTTTCCATGTTCTAAAGCTGGTTTACCAGAAGGGTGCGAAAATGGAGACTTAATCCCTTCGCCGGATAAATTTCCTGTGTTCTTTATAGCTACTAGGTTGCTTCAAGAGCCATTCGAGAAGCTATTGCTTCAGCATAAGCCTGATTGTGTCATTGCTGATGTGTTCTTCCCTTGGGCTACTGATTCTGCTTCCATGGTTGGAATTCCCAGGCTTGTGTTTAACGGGACTGGTTTTTTCTCCATGTGTGCTCTCGAATGTATGAGACTCTATGAGCCGCAAAAGAATGTTTCTTCAGATTCGGAACCCTTTGTGATTCCCAATCTACCTGGCGAGATTAAAATGTTGAGGACGCAGTTGCCGCCTGCTTCGATCACCGGCGAAACAAATCCACTGACTGAATTCTTTAAGGAAGCCAATGAATCAGAGGGGAAGTGCTATGGCGTGGTTGTTAACAGCTTCTACGAACTCGAGAGCGTTTATGCAGATTATTCCAGGAATGGGCTCGGAAGAAAAGCTTGGCATATTGGTCCTCTTTCTCTTTGCAATAAAGATACTGAAGAGAAATCTCAAAGAGGAAAAGATGCATCTATTGATGAAAACGAGTGTTTGAAGTGGCTCGACACAAAGAAGCCCAATTCAGTTGTGTACATTTGCTTCGGAAGTATAGCGAACTTTGAAGATTCTCAGCTTAGAGAAATTGCTTTGGGTCTTGAGGCTTCAGGGCAAGATTTCATTTGggtggtgaaaaacaacaagaaaGAGGGAGAAGCTAAAGAGGAATGGCTTCTGGAAGGGTTCGAGAAAAGAATGGAAGGAACGGGATTAATCATAAGAGGTTGGGCGCCACAAGTGTTGATTCTTGGGCACCAAGCAATAGGAGCGTTTGTAACGCATTGCGGTTGGAATTCGACTTTGGAAGGAGTGGCTGCTGGGGTGCCAATGGTAACTTGGCCTATGGGGGCAGAGCAATTTTACAATGAGAAATTGGTGACTGAGGTTCTTAAGATTGGTGTGCCTGTTGGTGTAAAAAAATGGGCAAGAATGGTTAAGGTTAGTGTTGAATGGGAGGCAATAGAGAAGGCTGTGAAGAAGATAATGGTAGGAGAAGAAGCAGAGGAAATGAGAATGAAGGCGAACGTGTTGTCACAGTTGGCTAACGCTGCTGTTGAAAATGGAGGATCATCATACTCTGATTTGGGTGCACTCATTCATGAGTTGGTTTCCCTGAGGCATTGA